The proteins below are encoded in one region of Bosea sp. BIWAKO-01:
- the hisS gene encoding histidine--tRNA ligase — translation MSKPDKLKARQPRGFIDRGPADVAATERMLSVIRESFSLYGFDPVETPFVEYTDALGKFLPDQDRPNEGVFSFQDDDEQWLSLRYDLTAPLARYVAENFDALPKPYRSYRAGYVFRNEKPGPGRFRQFMQFDADIVGSGSVAADAEICMLAADTMERLGIKRGDYVVKVNNRKVLDGVMEAIGLGGEENAGRRLTVLRAIDKLDKFGPDGVRLLLGDGRKDESGDFTKGAGLGAEQATRVLSILDARAADNAATAQRLADGFASTPVGHEGAEELRMMADLIAAAGYADRVVIDPSVVRGLEYYTGPVYEVELTFPVTNDDGQVVRFGSVAGGGRYDGLVGRFRPEPVPATGFSIGVSRLYSALKAVKSPLVDTKNELPLVVVTAMDNKTPEHMPAYQAFVSQLRQVRDGDGKPLLRADLYLGGSGFNAQMKYADKRGAVCAVIQGSSEREAGTIVIKDLILGAELAAASRDVKDSAEHKARQAEAQFAVPVSELVEGVKRVLKRHG, via the coding sequence TCTATGGCTTCGACCCGGTCGAGACCCCCTTCGTCGAGTACACAGACGCGCTCGGAAAATTTCTGCCGGACCAGGACCGGCCGAACGAGGGCGTCTTCTCCTTTCAGGACGACGACGAGCAGTGGCTCTCGCTGCGCTATGACCTGACGGCGCCGCTGGCGCGCTATGTCGCCGAGAATTTCGATGCGCTGCCAAAACCCTATCGCAGCTATCGCGCGGGCTACGTCTTCCGCAACGAAAAGCCCGGGCCCGGGCGCTTCCGTCAGTTCATGCAGTTCGACGCCGATATCGTCGGTTCGGGCTCGGTCGCGGCCGATGCCGAGATCTGCATGCTCGCTGCCGACACGATGGAGCGTCTCGGCATCAAGCGCGGCGACTATGTCGTCAAGGTCAACAACCGAAAGGTGCTCGATGGCGTCATGGAGGCGATCGGGCTTGGCGGCGAGGAGAATGCCGGGCGCCGGCTGACCGTGCTGCGTGCAATAGACAAGCTCGACAAGTTCGGCCCCGACGGCGTGCGGTTGCTGCTGGGTGACGGGCGCAAGGACGAGAGCGGCGATTTCACGAAGGGTGCGGGGCTGGGCGCCGAACAGGCCACGCGCGTCCTGTCCATTCTTGATGCCAGGGCCGCAGACAATGCCGCGACCGCGCAGCGTCTCGCAGATGGCTTCGCGTCGACGCCCGTTGGCCATGAAGGGGCCGAGGAATTGCGCATGATGGCTGATCTGATCGCAGCGGCTGGCTATGCCGACCGCGTCGTCATCGATCCTTCCGTCGTGCGCGGCCTCGAATATTACACCGGCCCGGTCTACGAGGTGGAGCTGACCTTCCCGGTCACCAATGACGACGGTCAGGTCGTGCGCTTCGGTTCGGTCGCCGGCGGCGGGCGTTATGACGGGCTGGTCGGCCGCTTCCGGCCGGAACCGGTGCCGGCGACGGGTTTCTCGATCGGTGTCTCGCGGCTCTATTCGGCACTGAAGGCGGTGAAGTCGCCATTGGTCGACACGAAGAACGAACTGCCGCTCGTCGTCGTCACCGCCATGGACAACAAGACACCCGAGCATATGCCGGCCTATCAGGCATTCGTGTCTCAGCTCCGCCAGGTCCGGGATGGGGATGGCAAGCCCTTGCTGCGTGCCGATCTCTATCTCGGCGGGTCCGGCTTCAACGCCCAGATGAAATATGCCGACAAGCGCGGCGCGGTCTGTGCGGTGATCCAGGGCTCCTCCGAGCGCGAGGCAGGCACGATCGTGATCAAGGACCTGATCCTCGGCGCGGAACTCGCTGCCGCCAGCCGCGACGTCAAGGATTCGGCAGAGCACAAGGCCAGGCAGGCCGAGGCTCAGTTCGCCGTGCCGGTGAGCGAGCTGGTCGAGGGGGTGAAGCGGGTGCTGAAGCGACACGGCTGA